Genomic segment of Pongo pygmaeus isolate AG05252 chromosome 1, NHGRI_mPonPyg2-v2.0_pri, whole genome shotgun sequence:
ATGCTCCATTTCACCATTCTCATTGGCAAGGAATTTGAGCTTAGCTGTCTGAGTTCAGACATCCTGGAGATTGGACAGGAAGCTTTCCGGTTCACCTGGAGACTTGCTCGAGGTATCATCTCCACTGACGATGAGGTCTTCAAACCCTTCCGAGCCAACTCCCACTTCGTGAAGTTTAAATATGCTCAGGAGTATGACTCTGGGACATACCGATGTGATGTGCAGCTGTTAAAAAACTTGAGACTTGTCAAGAGGCTCTATTTTGGGCTGAGGGTCCTTCCTCCTAACTTGGTGAACCTGAATTTCCATCAGTCACTTACTGAGGATCAGAAGTTAATAGATGAGGGATTGGAAGTTAATCTGGACAGCTACTCCAAGCCTCACCACCCAAAGTGGAAAAAGAAGGTGGCGTCAGCCTTGGGAATAGGAATTGCCATTGGAGTGGTTGGTGGCGTGTTGGTGAGGATTGTCCTCTGTGTGCTGAGGGGGGGCCTGCAGCAGTGACAGCCTCAAGAACTTAACAGCCTTGCTCATGAAGGACTGGCTGCCCAGGAAGCCAAGCTAGCTTTTAAGGGGAGTGTTCCAGCTGCTGGTAGTGGATCAGCTTAGAGGGAACGCTCCCACAGCCAAAAGAACGAGTGGGAGAAATGGAGGGGACAACCTCCTGGGAGCTATGGGCAGTAATCTAACTTCCTTATGTCCC
This window contains:
- the TMEM81 gene encoding transmembrane protein 81 — its product is MKVLATSFVLGSLGLAFYLPLVVTTPKTLAIPEKLQEAVGKVIINATTCTVTCGLGYKEETVCEVGPDGVRRKCQTQRLECLTNWICGMLHFTILIGKEFELSCLSSDILEIGQEAFRFTWRLARGIISTDDEVFKPFRANSHFVKFKYAQEYDSGTYRCDVQLLKNLRLVKRLYFGLRVLPPNLVNLNFHQSLTEDQKLIDEGLEVNLDSYSKPHHPKWKKKVASALGIGIAIGVVGGVLVRIVLCVLRGGLQQ